In the genome of Pseudomonas putida, one region contains:
- a CDS encoding LysR substrate-binding domain-containing protein has translation MKRQLNGQTFVWLHVFSCAARHLSFTRCAQELHITPGAVSQQMRQLEERLGYRLFLRRARGVELSAEGQRLAQTVAEAYGSIEAELLRLDAGEIRGTLRLRSIPSFLAKWLTPRLPRFQQRYPDIELRLVAEDSNQALHPEDFDLAIDLNDGSYPGMLSTPLLDEQIFPVCSPALLRGRPPLHGPADLVHYPLLHDITAWRGSSEYAEWEFYLDGIGAGSLDVRRGHTFNRNHLTIEAAIAGVGVAIARRTLLNDELERGALIVPFGVPIANHKRYMLHYPPGGLNQPGARAVHDWLVEEAEGFRALHPLLS, from the coding sequence ATGAAGCGACAACTCAATGGCCAGACCTTCGTCTGGCTGCACGTGTTCTCCTGTGCGGCGCGGCACCTGTCGTTCACCCGCTGTGCGCAGGAGCTGCACATTACCCCCGGCGCCGTGAGCCAGCAGATGCGCCAACTGGAAGAGCGCCTGGGCTATCGGTTGTTCCTGCGTCGTGCGCGGGGCGTTGAGCTGAGTGCCGAAGGCCAGCGTCTGGCACAGACGGTCGCCGAGGCCTATGGCAGCATCGAGGCGGAGCTGCTTCGCCTGGACGCCGGCGAGATCCGCGGCACCCTGCGCCTGCGTTCGATCCCCTCGTTCCTGGCCAAATGGCTGACCCCTCGCCTGCCCCGCTTCCAGCAGCGCTATCCAGACATCGAACTGCGCCTGGTGGCCGAGGACAGCAACCAAGCCCTGCACCCGGAGGACTTCGACCTGGCCATCGACCTCAACGATGGCAGCTACCCGGGCATGCTCTCCACGCCCTTGCTGGACGAGCAGATCTTCCCGGTCTGCTCCCCCGCCCTGCTTCGCGGCCGCCCGCCGCTGCATGGCCCGGCAGACCTGGTGCATTATCCGCTGCTGCACGACATCACCGCCTGGCGCGGCAGCTCGGAATACGCCGAATGGGAGTTCTACCTCGACGGTATCGGCGCCGGCAGCCTGGATGTGCGCCGTGGACACACCTTCAACCGCAACCACCTGACCATCGAGGCCGCCATCGCGGGGGTTGGTGTGGCCATTGCCCGACGCACCTTGCTCAACGACGAGCTTGAACGCGGCGCGCTGATCGTGCCTTTCGGCGTGCCGATCGCCAACCACAAACGCTACATGCTGCATTACCCGCCCGGCGGGCTGAACCAGCCGGG